The genomic stretch GCTCGCCGATCTGCTGTGCGTGCCGGTCGCGAGCGCGTGCGACACGCTGCGGCGAGAGGGCGTCGGGGGCCAGATCTACCTCACCGGAGATCCGCTGTGCGACCTGCTGCAGACCTGGCGCGAGCGCATCGTGCCGGAGCGCGGCGACTACGTGCTGGCGACGGTGCACCGCAACTACAACACCGACGATCCCGGCCGGCTCGCGCAGGTGCTCGAGTGCCTCGGCCGTGCGCCGTGCCGCGTCGTGCTGCCCGCGCATCCGCGGCTGACGTCCCGCCTGGACTTCTGGAACCTGGCCCTGCCCGACAACGTCGAGGCGATCGCGCCGGTGACCTATCCGCGGATGCTGGAGCTCGAGCGCGGCGCGCGGGCGATCGCCACCGACTCGGGCGGCGTCCAGCGCGAGGCCTACCTGTGGGGGGTGCCGTGCGTGACGCTGCGGGAGGAGACCGAGTGGACCGACACGGTCGAGCTGGGCTGGAACACGCTCGTGGGGGTCGACGCCGACCGGTTCGCCGAGGCCGTCCACCGGCCCTCCCCACTCGAGCGACCGCCCATCTTCGGCGACGGCCACGCCGCGCCGCGGATCGCGGCGCTCGTCGCGAAGCTCGGGGCCGCGTCCCGCGACGATCGGGAGCCCGACTCGGCCGCGGAGATGCCGCGATGACCCCCCTGCGAATCGGGCTCATCGGCGCCGGGCGCATGGGCACGTACCACCTCGAGACGTACGAGCGCATGGAGGAGGCGACCGTCGTCGCGCTCGTCGAGCCCGACGAGGCGCTCGCCCGGGCGCGCATCGGACGCCGGCCCATCGACTGGGTGCCGGACCACTGGGCGCTCGCGGAGCGCGGCGACATCGACGCCGTGTCGATCTGCACCCCGTCCCAGCACCACGCCACGGTGACGATGGATGCGCTGTCGGCGGGCCTGCACGTCCTGGTCGAGAAGCCGATCGCCACGTCTCTGGAGGACGCGCTGCGGATGGCCGCCGCCGCCCGGACCGCCGGGCGCAAGCTGATGGTCGGCCACGTCGAGCGCTTCAACCCCGCGGTCGCGAAGCTCGCCGAGCTCATCGACGAGGGCCGGATCGGCGACGTGTTCCGGGTGCACGCCACCCGGGTCGGGCCGCTGCCGGAACGGATCAGGGACGTGGGCGTCGCCATCGACCTGGCCACCCACGACCTCGACATCATGCAGGTCGTCCTCGGGCGCGACATCACCTCGGTCTATGCGGACGGCGCCAGCTTCCGCCACCCGTCCGAGGAGGACCTGCTGACCTGCCTGCTGCGCTTCGGCGACGACGGGCCGTTCGGCCTCCTCGACGTCAACTGGCTGACGCCGGAGAAGCGCCGCGAGCTGACCGTGATCGGCGAGCGCGGGATGCTCACCGCGTCCTACATCACGCAGGACGTCTGGCTCACGGAGTGCGCGGAGGCGCCGACGTCCTGGGACGAGCTGGCCCGGGTCCGCGGCGACGCGGAGGGGTCGGCGCTGCGGTTCGCCCTGCGCCGTGTCGAGCCCCTGCGGCGCGAGCTCGAGGCGTTCGTCGCTTGCGTGCGCGACGACACCCCCGAGCCGGTGTCGGCCTACGACGGCTGCCGGACGCTGATCGCCGCGCTCGCCGTCCGGGAGTCCGCCACGCACCGGCGCCCCGTCCAACTGCTCGACATGCCCGCCCCTGCCCGCGTCCGCGTCGCCGCCTGAACCATGATCCGATTCGTCATCCCCGCATACAACGAGGTCGAGAACATCCCGGCCCTCAT from Capillimicrobium parvum encodes the following:
- a CDS encoding Gfo/Idh/MocA family protein, whose translation is MTPLRIGLIGAGRMGTYHLETYERMEEATVVALVEPDEALARARIGRRPIDWVPDHWALAERGDIDAVSICTPSQHHATVTMDALSAGLHVLVEKPIATSLEDALRMAAAARTAGRKLMVGHVERFNPAVAKLAELIDEGRIGDVFRVHATRVGPLPERIRDVGVAIDLATHDLDIMQVVLGRDITSVYADGASFRHPSEEDLLTCLLRFGDDGPFGLLDVNWLTPEKRRELTVIGERGMLTASYITQDVWLTECAEAPTSWDELARVRGDAEGSALRFALRRVEPLRRELEAFVACVRDDTPEPVSAYDGCRTLIAALAVRESATHRRPVQLLDMPAPARVRVAA
- the wecB gene encoding non-hydrolyzing UDP-N-acetylglucosamine 2-epimerase, encoding MAFDTTRSGRRPRVLSVIGARPEIIQAAPVSAALADVADEILVHTGQHYDASMSSEQIHATRLPEPDHNLGVGSRTRDDQLLIGRLRLVELMQRERPDVVLVRGDTNATLAGARAAAELGIPLIHVEAGLRSYRDDMPEEANRIETDVLADLLCVPVASACDTLRREGVGGQIYLTGDPLCDLLQTWRERIVPERGDYVLATVHRNYNTDDPGRLAQVLECLGRAPCRVVLPAHPRLTSRLDFWNLALPDNVEAIAPVTYPRMLELERGARAIATDSGGVQREAYLWGVPCVTLREETEWTDTVELGWNTLVGVDADRFAEAVHRPSPLERPPIFGDGHAAPRIAALVAKLGAASRDDREPDSAAEMPR